The Hippoglossus stenolepis isolate QCI-W04-F060 chromosome 12, HSTE1.2, whole genome shotgun sequence genome segment TGGTGAAGGAACAGACCAGAACCTCGCTGCTCCAGTCCAGGCTGgacgaggagaaggaggaggtctGTCGTCTGAGCCAGGAGAACAGTAGCTACACCCGGCTGGCTGACCAGCTCTCCACACAGATCGTAGAGATGGAAGAGGAGATCTCCACCCTCAGAGACCATCTCCGAGATCTCAGCTCCCAGCTCAACGAGACCGCGGACCTGGTCCTGGACCTGAGGAGGCAGCTCAACTCAAGAACCAGTAAGGTGGATCAGCTCCGGGCCGAGGTAGCAGACAGCGCTGGTCTCTTACGTCACGTCAAGTCGTCATCTGAGACGAGGAACAGCAATGTTCAGCTTGAGGCCAAAGACGGAGAGCTGGTCCAggtccagcagctgctgcaggccctGCAGGACTCCCAGGACCAGCTGAGGACGTCAGAGCACGAGtttgaggaggagaagaggaagatgaggcagcagctgatggagctggagcagctggTCCTGGCTCTGGAGGAGGTGACGGAGAGTCCGCTCAGGTTTGTGGAGCATGAGACCGAGTCACATTCAGAGCGAGGTCTGAGTGACAGCTAACCTCTGTCTGCTGACGACTAATCACATCCATCATCTGAGACTCGGGTCCTCAGGTAGAACTGAATGAAAtcacccacaatgcactgctgCAGGCTGAATCTGCGGTCTGATTGGCTCTGTGTGGAATGCTCTAACTCTTCACCTCTAACCGAAACATCTAAACGCATGAGACCGTTCATCACTCaatcacatgtttgtgtccTTCTCTGCACACTGAAGATGAGGATTTCATCGTTTTTGTAGAAAGTGAAAATTTAAGGTTTCGGTCTGTTTCAAACAAGTGAAAACCAAACAGCTGAAATATAAAGTTTCAGTTAGTTCACTTTGTTTGAAACACACCAAGCCTTCAGCAACCTGATCTGAACATTTACACTGACACAGCTTCAGATTCATTTCAGTCAATTCCAACACCTGATTTCATCATAACTCAATAACGTTCAGCAGAGAATGATTTTCCTCCCTGAGCGTCGCTACGTTCACTGAAGCAGCTGAATATGAGACGCATCTGTTTCTGATTTATGTTGTGTTGGATGCAGGACTCAGCTGGAGGAGCTTCGATCAGAGAACGTTGCTCTGCAGGAGCGACTGAACGTCCTGCAGCAGGAAGTCCAGAACCTGGAGGACGACGTCGCCAAGAAGAGGTGAGAAAACGTTGTTCAGAACTGTGGATGAAGTGATGATATGAGATGAAAGTTGCAGGTAAATTCAGTCACAGCAAAGTAGAAAGTTTCATTCAACaggatgaaaatataaagatcTGGATCACAGAGGGAATCAGTTCTATCAGGATGACACTTTTATAATGAGCAGTAGATTTTTCTATCTTGGTGGTTTTGACAGAAAAACTTAAAACCTTGATGATGAGAAATTAAACCAGGTGAAATTTAGAAGCTTCTTGTCTCGTCAGGAGGAAACTCGACGAGATGGAACGAGAACacgagaggagcagagaggaagaagagaggctGCACAGAGAGGTGAGGCAGCTCCGTCCTGCCGACGTGCCATCGAGCAACACCATGAATCCTAACAAACTCTGACATCTGATCTCTGCAGAACTCTAAATATAGAGAGGAGGTTCTGGACCTGAGCAGCAGGAACCTGCAGCTGAGCAGCGACAACGCTGAGCTGAGCGCCCGTCTCCGTGGAGACCAGGAGTCGGCCCGGATGCTGGGGGAGCGCCTTGCCACCGTGTccaaggagaaggaggaggagggagcgacggtgagagaggagcagctggtttcagatgttttcacatctgtgtgGAGACACCAGGTGTGAACTCACCACAGACAGATGTTCACAGGTGTGAACTTAGTGTTCAGAGGAAAGGTTGAACCTTTATGTAAAGTTGACATGACAACATGTTCCAGGTATCTGCAGATTTAAAGTTTCTGGATCTCTGTCGTTTCAAATCGTCTGATCAAGCGTGACTCAGAACAGAGAATCTCTCTGTGCCgcattaaattaaaacatgaaaaactggAGCAGACGTGTCAGAAGGAACGGTTCAACGCTGTTGGTGTCTCTCCTCTCATTGGCTGACGTGTGATTCAGGTGCGGCGGCTGCAGGAAGCAGcaacgcagcaggagagagagaagcttcAGCAGCAGACGTCCTGGACGCAGGAGCGACATCTGCTGGAGAAAGAGCTGAACTCCTGCAAGGACAAGGTGAGAGTGACGCTCGGACTCGAACCTTCACGCCTGGGGGGGTCAGATATCAATAGCTCCTCCCACTGACTCTAACATCAGTAGCTTTGGAGACGTTGTTGAGCCGTGTTGGCGTGTGGTTGAAAGCTCGGACTCAaacccacttcctgtttttcctcaGCTAGGTCGTCTGTCGGGGCTGGAGGCGGAGCTCAGCGCTGTGACTCTGAAGCTTCAGTGGTTGGAGGAGGACAAGGCCAAACTGCTGAGAGACGCCGACGACCGCAACCACAAGGTCACAACCGACTCACATCAAAGAACCAATCACAGAGAGACGTCTCTGTCTCACCGCTGTCTCACCGCTGTCTCCTCAGGTGGAGAAGCTGCACCAGTCGCTTCTCACTCTGGAGTCGGAGGCTGAGCTGCTTCGCTCTCAGCTCCACGCCCAGGAAGCAACTgacctgcagagggcgctggATGATGCTCGCAACAAGGTCAGAAATacaacaggaaatgacatcagaTACTTAGTTTGATATACTGACAGTTTGTCATCAaccactctcctcctcatcctcttcttcttctcatctgcgccccctgctggtcgtCAGGTGGAGGACTTGGAGACGAGCATCGGGAAGTTGAtgatggagaaggaggagctgtGTCGGTCTCAGGAGGAGCAAGCGTCCATCACTCTGCAGGAGGAGTCGCACAGACAGAGAGTCCAGAAGCAGGAGCTCCAACACAAGGTacctcaccccctcacccccgTTAACGTGGCCGGTGTCGTTCTCGCCTGTTAATGTGACCCGTGTTGTTCTCAGCTGACGGAGCTGCGGCTCCAGAGTGTGGACGTTCACAAACTGACGCAGGAGCAGCAGAAGCTGAAGAACAAAGTGAGCGAGCTGGAGATGGCCAGGACGCAGGCGGAGAACCAGGTGAGAACCTCAAAATCGAATCATCATCTGAGCTTGGACTCATGACATCGTCAGGTTAAACCCTCAGTGTTGCGCAGGCGCAGCACACgcggcagctgcaggaggtgcaggagcgAGCGAGCGGCGGCCGCattgagcaggtggagcagctgcaggtgcgactgctggaggagcagaggaggagtcaACAGCTGGAGGAGACGCTGAAGCTTCAGGCTCAGCAGAGCAGCTCTCAGATCAGCGTCAAGCAGGTAAACACCACAGCACCCCCTGAGGCTGAGGAGTGTAACAGAGTAGCAGCTTCTGAGTCAAAGCTCAGTCCGAGTGGCTGACGGACATTTcatcatgtctttgttttaacaggAACATTTAGAACATCTGTTGATGTTAGCAGGCTAATGctaatctcacacacacacggctcagGTGTCTGATCCAGGATCCGTTCACACTGAAACCAGATTAACTATGAACGGTCGGTGTTGTGTTCAGGATCAGTACGAGAAGGCAGTGGCGTCGTTGCAGCAGAGGACTGAGGATCTGGAGCTGAAGCTGAAGGCCGTCCGCTCGGTTCTGCAGGAGAAAGTCCAGGAGGTCAAAGAGCAGGTCTGTCTTCAATCAGGTCCTCATTTCATTGGAACATCAAAAACACTGAGACGACGAACGCTCAGTCCAGCTGTCTACATACTTTTGGCCTCACTCTGAAGTTTGTGTGTCGTCTGCAGATGGCGAAGAACGCCAAGTCCAGCGGGCTGCTGAAGGATCTGTACGTGGAGAACTCTCAGCTGATGAAGGTGCTGCAGGTCACCGAGCAGCGGCAGAAGAAAGCAGAGAAGAACAACTTCCTGTTGAAGGAGAAGGTCGGGGCACTCAACAGGCTGCTGAGAGAGATCGTCCCCGTGTCGCTCGCCACGTAGCTCCCGCAGGAACAACTCCGCCCCCGCAGGTTCAGGGACCAATCAGCAGCTGGTCTGAGATCAGTTTCACTAAAGCAGCCAGGGGccgttagcctagcttagcacaaataCTGGAGGCAGTTGGAAACTGTGAGCACCAAGTCTGGAAGTAATGGAAAAGCTCTTAAATCTGTTACGATGAATCAGCAGAAGTACGTGACTTTGAAATCTGACAATCTTACAAATTAAATCTTTATCACGAGAGGAATGTCAAACAAATTACGTTTgtcactgtttgtattttcttaagcttttctttgaaaattctgtctttatttattttctcaaatgaaaACTTTTTGAAATTTTTCTTACATTCCGACTTTTAGAATAGGTTAGAAATTCAAATGTGAAACGTCGAccgaagacgaagacgtcagcGTTTTCTCATAACTGTCGTGTTTAACTTTAACATTTCCTCGTTCAAACcagagtatttttttaatgtcagttttatttgacgtgtgaacatgtgactcaCACGTTTCCTGTTTGCATCATGTGACGCTGCAggtgaaataaacatttttcactAAATCAAGTTGCCattatgttatttttgttttaatcagcttcctgtttgatcagaggtgtgtgtgtgtgtgttaggcgATAGGTTGTGGTGGTTAGGGGGGGGTTAGTGAATGCAGTCAATGTGTCCTCACAGCCAtagagagacgtgtgtgtgtcattgacTTATTTGGCTGAACTGGAAACACTTGTCTttccatcattgtgaggacgtGTTGTCACACCAGGTGAGTCTCAGGCGTCAGATTCTCGTTGTCATGACAAACTGATGAGACGTTTagaaactgattttatttttctgaaaacaaacattacatcgTCTGATGCTGAACTCTGGTGATGAAGAGCAGATGTTCCACCTCTCAGCTACTTAGCTCCGCCTCCTTTAGGACACAACGTGCTCCAGGACGCCCTGACGAATCAGCTGCTCACATTTCCACCGCGGCAGGAAGTgctgaggacacagagacagacggtGACGTGAGGACTTCctgtaaaactaaaatctcATTGACGAGTGTGAACTCTCTGAGCTGCCGTAGGTTTGTGTCCTGACCTGACTGTTCTTCTTCAGCAGAATCACTGTCCCGTCATCGATTTCAAACTCTCCGTGGTCCTTTAAACACCTCACCTGCAAACAGACGTGTCACCGTGGTGACGTCAGACTTATTGTCCCCTGAGGGAAATTggttttcagtcatttcagtacaatcaacacaacacacaggtcTGTGATTGTGGATGATTTtagaatcagtgtgtgtgtaatgacgGTTTTAGTTTGTTGGGGACAGAACATGTTGTAGAAACATCTGGAACAGTGCAGCTGGActaagcagcagcaggaggcggagtTTACAGATGGAAGTGATGTCAGAGCTCAAACGGCGTCTCACCTCGATGTAAAGACTCTTCGGAGGCTTCATGTCCTGCGTGATGTCGAGACCTTCTCCTCCGCCCAGAGAACGCATAAACGACGCCAAAGACTTTTTATAGTTACTGAACCACTGCAGCTGCGGCAGGAAAAAGGAAACAGCTGATTTTGAATCATCAACACAGAAAAACCAGTGAAACATCTTTTAATTAATTCACATAGAAGCTGACTCATCAAAAAAATactggatcctacatttcccacaatgctcaGCAGACGTCACCAGGAAACTGACCCTGCACCAATCCTTAAACTCTCACCTCCTCTGCGCACATGTGGAATCGAACGTTGGCGGGCAGAACGCTGCCGTACTCCCAGCGCAGCGCTCGGATCCTCAGCAGGCGGTCGTACCTGAGGGGGCGGAGACAAAAGACATCAGCGTCGTTCCACTTCTAAAATATGGAAGTAAAAACTGAGCGTCTCCAAACCTCAGTGCGACTGTAAAGAAAACGTTGGACTAATCGTTCATCGACTATTAAAACTGATTCACGTGTTTCTGACGATAAACCTGAGTTTCatctgaaaacaggaaaacgAGCTGCAATGGAGACGCACGTCACACGTGCAGGTGTGTggttacaggtgtgtgtggttacaggtgtgtgtcaggtgtgtgtcaggtgtgtgtgtggttacaggtgtgtgtggttacaggtgtgtgtgaggtgtgtgtggttacaggtgtgtgtgaggtgtgtgtcaggtgtgtgtggttacaggtgtgtgtcaggtgtgtgtcaggtgtgtgtggttacaggtgtgtgtcaggtgtgtgtgaggtgtgtcaggtgtgtgggttacaggtgtgtgtgaggtgtgtgtggttacaggtgtgtgtcaggtgtgtgtggttacaggtgtgtgtgagggtgtgtcaGGTGGTGGTTAcaggtgtgtgtcaggtgtgtgtcaggtgtgtgtgaggtgtgtgtggttacaggtgtgtgtgaggtgtgtgttcaggtgtgtgtcaggtgtgtgtcaggtgtgtgtgaggtgtgtgtgtgagtgtgtggttacaggtgtgtcaggtgtgtcggtgtgtgaggtgtgtgtcaggtgtgtgtgggtgtgtggggtgtgggtgtgtggttacaggtgtgtgtcaggtgttgaggtgtgtgtgaggtgtgtgtcaggtgtgtgtgaggtgtgtgtacaggtgtgtgtcaggtgtgtgtgaggtgtgtgtggggtgtgtgtgaggtgtgtgtcaggtgtgtgtggttacaggtgtgtgtggttacaggtgtgtgtcaggtgtggggtgtgtcaggtgtgtgtgcaggtgtgtgtggttacaggtgtgtgtggtgtgtgaggtgtgtgtcaggtgtgtgtcaggtgtgtgtggttacaggtAGGCAGTGACACAGCGCTGGTTCCTCAGGAGGCAGCAGTGACGCAGTTTGATTGACGGAATCAGTTCAGCTCGACCTTCAGATTTTGCCTCGttcctgaaacacagaaacaaacgaGTCAGTCAGGCCCCTCCCCCTCTTCATTTTATTATCACTTATCAATAACATCTGTTTTTCCACTGATTGATCAAAGCTCTTTGTAAAATctgagaaaaaagaggaacgACACTTTAGACATGTTCAGTttgaacaaaaaatataatttaactgATGTCATGAAGTCATGAACctctaatatttatatatttatgacaACAGTGAAAATATCTGAACATacatcaacaacaataaaacatttaaaggttcagtgtgtaggatttagtgacatctagtggtgaagtgtcatgttgcagctgaacaccccccctTCATAACATGACAGAACCTGTGGGAGCTTCacttgtcatagaaactcaaaaggtttagtttgtccagtctgggctactgttaaaaaaacatggctgcctccgtagagaggacctgctcctgatgtagatataaagtatttaaatataaagtatttaaatataaagtatttaaatataaaggctcattccagagtaaagaaaacaacaatttgtacaatttagattaaacactagtgaaaacatcacaaggattattttgtattctacCAAAAGATCCTTTCagctgaatcttacacactggtcctttaaataaagaaaagttttcaTAAACTTATAACTATACTTGATtaacttataaataaatatatgattttaatctgatttaatgtAAAAGTCTCACACGTCGCTCTGGTTCTGTTCGTACAGACACTCCATCTCCTGTAGAACCTGCCGCAGCCCATCCTCCTGAgaaccacacaaaccacacagaacagacagaaccacacaaaccacacagaaccacacagaaccacacaaaccacacagaacagacagaaccacacagaccacacagaacagacagaaccacacaaaccacacagaaccacacagaacagacagaaccacacagaacagacagaagagacagaaccacacaaaccacacagaacagacagaaccacacagaacagacagaaccacacaaaccacacagaacagacagaaccacacaaaccacacagaacagacagaaccacacaaaccacacagaacagacagaaccacacagaacagcagaaccacacagaaccacacagaacagacagaaccacacagaagagacagaaccacacagaagagacagaaccacacagaagagacagaaccacacaaaacagacagaacagacagaaccacacaaaccacacaaaagagacagaaccacacaaaagagacagaaccacacaaaccacacaaaaccacacagaacagacagaaccacacagaaccacacaaaccacacagaacagacagaacagacagaaccacacagaacagacagaaccacacaaacacagaaccacacagaaaacacagaaccacacagaagagacagaaccacacagaaccacacagaactATAATGATTATAATCATCACATTAAATGAACAACTCCATGTCCCAGCTCCGTGAGAATATGAATCATTCAATCAAAGATCGTCTTCGGTTTCTCTGCTGAAAAAGTTGTTTGTCAAAATGTTTTGAAGCCgaacagt includes the following:
- the gins1 gene encoding DNA replication complex GINS protein PSF1, with product MFCEKSTELIRELHRIHDGQLPAFNEDGLRQVLQEMECLYEQNQSDVNEAKSEGRAELIPSIKLRHCCLLRNQRCVTAYLYDRLLRIRALRWEYGSVLPANVRFHMCAEELQWFSNYKKSLASFMRSLGGGEGLDITQDMKPPKSLYIEVRCLKDHGEFEIDDGTVILLKKNSQHFLPRWKCEQLIRQGVLEHVVS